In Haliotis asinina isolate JCU_RB_2024 chromosome 16, JCU_Hal_asi_v2, whole genome shotgun sequence, the following are encoded in one genomic region:
- the LOC137268358 gene encoding uncharacterized protein, producing the protein MAQSDSSDPVSSYHYINIWMPLGVAQVGHASLQLSNGEYISWWPQDLGIKKKRKCNNCLAGDITAEAMTPDYTYRISATKLDLNEMMKCWEKQKASPWYSLLRQNCCWVVYNVLYAGGAPRSLTVVWRPETLRRYLVIYLGGGSSPKTLFNMSGWDSPFKEKIKMYTWETMDGSEKHFALSLDESVYVSWWPRTSRAAGYAVEHATEHTADRERIGREDTTYVFPDNNLEYHLMRRRWKQMLDHETSKMSKTTSDTVVCEILKAGGMSFNELQRFMKEHGMFETPRRKLPFNNKDYEKGCRRLDVGNLFALN; encoded by the exons ATGGCACAGTCCGACTCAAG TGACCCGGTTTCCAGTTACCATTACATCAATATATGGATGCCTCTCGGAGTCGCACAGGTCGGCCATGCATCTCTACAGTTAAGTAATGGTGAATACATCAGTTGGTGGCCTCAAGATCTCGGAATTAAGAAGAAACGAAAATGCAACAACTGCCTTGCTGGAGACATTACAGCAGAGGCCATGACACCTGACTATACATATAGGATTTCGGCCACAAAACTGGACCTGAATGAAATGATGAAGTGTTGGGAAAAACAAAAGGCCTCACCATGGTATTCCTTACTGAGACAGAACTGCTGCTGGGTGGTGTACAATGTCCTCTATGCAGGCGGAGCTCCAAGGAGTCTTACAGTTGTCTGGAGACCAGAAACTTTACGGAGATATTTGGTCATTTACCTGGGAGGTGGATCAAGCCCAAAGACTCTGTTTAACATGTCGGGATGGGATTCCCCTTTCAAAG AGAAAATAAAAATGTACACATGGGAAACTATGGATGGAAGCGAAAAACACTTTGCACTATCTCTGGACGAATCAGTGTATGTAAGCTGGTGGCCCCGTACCTCTCGGGCAGCAGGGTATGCAGTAGAGCATGCGACAGAGCATACTGCAGATAGAGAAAGGATTGGGCGAGAAGATACGACATACGTCTTTCCCGACAACAACCTGGAGTACCACCTGATGAGGAGACGTTGGAAGCAAATGTTGGATCATGAAACATCTAAAATGTCGAAAACTACCTCGGACACGGTGGTGTGTGAGATTCTGAAGGCGGGCGGCATGtcttttaatgaattacagagATTCATGAAGGAACACGGAATGTTTGAAACCCCCAGGAGAAAGTTGCCATTTAATAATAAAGATTATGAGAAGGGCTGTCGCAGATTGGATGTAGGGAATTTGTTTGCGTTAAATTGA